The DNA region TGAATATGAGGTTCTTCCATACGTGGATGTAGACTATGTTATAAGAACAGTACCAATGAACTTTGATGCTTCCGATCTTGCAGGCAAATATTTTATTGTGACAGGCTCTGGTAAATATTTTAAAAACGTAGAAAAGAATCCAGTAAGAAACTTAGGGATCATTCGTATTGCAGAAGATGGAAAAAGCTACGAAATCCTTTGGGGATTTGAAGATGGCGGTGTTGCTACAAGTGAGCTTCCTACACACTTAATGAATCATATGCAGCGCTTGTCAGTAGATAAAAACCATCGTGTTATTATGCACTGCCATGCGACAAATCTTATAGCGATGACATTTACACACAGCTTAATGGAAGAAGATTTTACAAAAACACTATGGGAAATGTGTACAGAATGTATCGTTGTTTTCCCTGAAGGTGTAGGTGTAGTTCCATGGATCACCCCTGGTACAAATGAAATTGGTAAAGCAACGGCAGAAAGAATGAAGGACGTCCGTATTGTATTGTGGCCACATCATGGGGTGTTTGGTGCTGGAACCACAATTGATGAAACGTTTGGGCTGATTGAAACAGCAGAAAAAGCTGCTGAAGTTTATACCATTGTATGTGCCCAAGGCGGCAAAAAACAAACCATCACTGACAAGCAGCTGCAAGATCTTGCTGATGCATGGCATGTAGTTCCCCGTAAAGGAATCTTGAAACTTTAATGAAGGGACATTTTTGTGGGGAAGAAGTAAAATTATTTAAACTGTATTGGCATAATATAAGAAAATCTTGTTTAGGAATCTTGGCAATGTCAAAAGCTCTCTTCCTGGAGTCGTTTTTTCTTGAAGTAGCAGAACAACATAGGTAAAAGCTGACAGCAAAACAATAATCACTCCTAATATAAATATGACTCCACCAGACACACTTATGAGTATTACTTTTCATGTAAAAGTAAAACCGTAGAAATTAATGTTGTCGACTCGTTTTTATTATGTATTTTTGTGAAATACAAATGTTCACTGTTTTGTTGAAAATAACAATTATGAGTTGTAGTATAACAATAATGAGATTGTTATACTAATAGTATTGTTTTTCAATTTTTGTTATATAACAGACAAGTGTTTTTAAACTCACAATAATTATTCCGAATAATAATACTATTGTAACATATCCTAATATTCGCTATAATTCTACTTATTACAATTCAGAGTTAAAT from Neobacillus sp. FSL H8-0543 includes:
- the rhaD gene encoding rhamnulose-1-phosphate aldolase, whose translation is MNMTITRNSIYTAPFLQEMMETAANLYRLGWAERNGGNISYLLHEYEVLPYVDVDYVIRTVPMNFDASDLAGKYFIVTGSGKYFKNVEKNPVRNLGIIRIAEDGKSYEILWGFEDGGVATSELPTHLMNHMQRLSVDKNHRVIMHCHATNLIAMTFTHSLMEEDFTKTLWEMCTECIVVFPEGVGVVPWITPGTNEIGKATAERMKDVRIVLWPHHGVFGAGTTIDETFGLIETAEKAAEVYTIVCAQGGKKQTITDKQLQDLADAWHVVPRKGILKL